GCCCGGGTCCTCGACCCCCTGGTCCTCACCGTTGACGTCGACCTCCTCCCCCGGGCTGCAGGCCCCGGCGAGCAGGAGGAGGGCGGCGAGCACGGCGGCGAGTCGGCGGAAGGACATCATGCGTCCTGGCGTCGGGGTGGCGCGGGCGTCAACTACAACCGTCGGATGCGTGCCACCCTTCCAAGGCTGGGCACGCGTGTCAACTCGCACGCCGCGTCGTGTAAGGGACCGGCCTCCTTGGGCGGCACGTGCTCGGCATCGTCGCACCCGCCCGTTACCCTGCTGCCATGTCCGACACCGCGCTCACGGAACCGCCCGCTACCGCTCAGCCCGCGACGCGCCTGCGGCTGTCGTTCTCCCGCGTGGACACCTATCTCACGTGCCCGTTGAAGTTCCGCTTCGCCTACGTCGAGCGACTCCCCCAGCAGCCGAGCCCGAGCCTGTCCTGGGGGTCGTCGGTGCACGCCGCGCTCGAAGCGTGGTGGGACCGCAAGCTGCCCCAGCCGCCTCCGGTGGAGGACCTCCTCCAGGCGCTCTACGACGGCTGGGACGACAGCGGCTTCGCAGGCATGCCCCGCGAGGAGAAGCTCCGCTGGTACGCCCACGCCCAGGACGTGCTGCGCCGCCACCACGCGCGCTACGCGCCGGTCTACGTGCCGGCCGTGGCCTGCGAGCAGTGGTTCGAGCTCGACCTCGGCGGTGGCGTGGAGGTCGTCGGCTCCATCGACCACGTCGCCCGGACGCCGGCGGGCGGTATCGGCATCGTCGACTGGAAGACCAACCGCAAGGCGAAACCACGCGAGCGCGTCAGGGGCAGCCTCCAGCTGGCGATCTACTGCCTTGCGGCGCGGGAGCTCTGGGGCCACGAACCGGAGTGGGTCGCCCTCGACTTCGTCGTCCCCGGCGTGCGGGTGCGCGTCGACCGCGCCGACATCGACGTCGAGGGGGCCCTGGCGACCCTGCGGGACGTCGGGGCCCGCATCCTCGCAGCGACCGCGTTCGCGCCGCGCCCGTCGCGCCTGTGCCCCTGGTGTGACTACCGGACGCTGTGCCCGGCGTTCGACGGGGAGGGTCCCGACGTCGCCGGGCTCGCCGTGGCCGAGCTCGAGCGCCTCCGGCGGCGTCAGGCCCGCGACGCCGCCCGCATCACCGAGCTCGAGTCACTGATCCGTGACCGCCTCGGCCCCGGAGCCCTCGTCGAGGTCGGGTAGCGCCACCGGCCGCGGGGGCGTTGCGGCCGGGGTGGGGCTTGGCGCTACAGCCCCTCGCCCTCCTGCGCCTCGCGCAGCAGCCGGTACACCTCCTCGGCCCGGTAGCGGCGGTGCCCGCCCAGCGTGCGGATGGAGGACAGCTTGCCCGCCTTCGCCCAGCGCGTGACGGTCTTGGGATCGACCCGGAACAGCTTCGCCACCTCCGCAGGCGTGAGCAGCTCCTTTTCGTCGTCGGCCATGGTCCTCTGCTCCTTCGAGCGCCTGCGCCCGGGTTTCCGTTGGTAGCCCCCCGAGTGGGGGATTATATGTCCCCCATCGGCAGAAGACGGCAAGTGTTAAGCCCCCCAATCGGGGGAAGGTGGGGGATGTCCGGGTCGGGGCTTTGGAGATCGTCGCGACGTCTGGGGAGGCCCCGGGCGCGGTGGCGCCGGCCGCCCGACGGCCCGGTGCCTCAGCGGCGGGCGCGCTCCAGGAAACCGATGCCCTGCCCGACGGGCTCCACGAGCCGCCACCCGTCGTCCGCGGCAGCGTCGAGCTGAGCGGCGAAGGACCGCAGGCGCGCAGCCGCCGCCCGCAGGTTCCCGACCCCCTCGAGCACCGTCGCCGTGGCGA
This is a stretch of genomic DNA from Egibacteraceae bacterium. It encodes these proteins:
- a CDS encoding PD-(D/E)XK nuclease family protein gives rise to the protein MSDTALTEPPATAQPATRLRLSFSRVDTYLTCPLKFRFAYVERLPQQPSPSLSWGSSVHAALEAWWDRKLPQPPPVEDLLQALYDGWDDSGFAGMPREEKLRWYAHAQDVLRRHHARYAPVYVPAVACEQWFELDLGGGVEVVGSIDHVARTPAGGIGIVDWKTNRKAKPRERVRGSLQLAIYCLAARELWGHEPEWVALDFVVPGVRVRVDRADIDVEGALATLRDVGARILAATAFAPRPSRLCPWCDYRTLCPAFDGEGPDVAGLAVAELERLRRRQARDAARITELESLIRDRLGPGALVEVG
- a CDS encoding BldC family transcriptional regulator produces the protein MADDEKELLTPAEVAKLFRVDPKTVTRWAKAGKLSSIRTLGGHRRYRAEEVYRLLREAQEGEGL